Genomic segment of Verrucomicrobiia bacterium:
CCTTAGGTGATGGCATGAGACCCTTAGGTCCCAATACCTTGGCGAACTTGGCAAGCTTTGGCATCTGAGCAGGCGTAGCAAGGAGAACGTCAAAGTCCAACTTACCAGCGGCAATAGCCTCGATTGTAGCGTCGTCGGCTACAGCAACCTTCTTGGTCTTACCAGTTCCGTGAGGAAGGACAACGGTACCGCGGACGGCATCACCCTTAACCTTGATGTGAGCCTCTACGGCGCCATCAAACTTGGAGAAGGAAAGCTCTTTGACAAGGGCAACACCCTCTTCGAGTGAGTACACCTTGTTTTTTTCAGCCTTGCTCACTACAGCACGGTACTTTTTACCGCGAAGACGGAGTGGGTCAAGCTTTTTAACAGCAACTGGTTCAGCAGTCTTACCCTTTGCAACGCGTTCAGCGGCAGCCCGCTTGGCCTTTTCGGAAGTGCTCTCGCGGCCCTTCTTCTTGGCAGGTGCTTCTTCGGCGGCATCTACCGCTTCTACAAGCTCAACCTCTTCCTCATCCATTTCAACGTCAGCTTCTACGGCTGCGGTAGCATCCATAGCAGTTTCAGTGTCGGTATTGATAGCAGACTCTTCAGCAGAGACTACTTCACCAGTTCCGGTGATTTCCTCAAACACCATGTCAGAAGCAGTGTTCTCTTCGAGATTCTGCTCAAGCGGGTCATGGAGCTCACTTGGGTCAAGGGCGTCCTTGTTCATAGGTCTTTCTGTGGTACAAGCGCCGATTTTCGGCTCCCACGGTTAAGAAGAATAGAGTTGTTATGCGTGGATTGTCTCTGTTGCCAGAGTTCCGTGCTCAAGCCAAGCTACCAGATTAGGCACTACCTTGTCAATCAGCTTCTCCGCCTGTTTGCGGTCATGGGCGGGAAGGGCGGAAAGCACGTAGTGATCCAGTGCAGGTTGGTGAATTTTCTCCTCTTGGCGCTGGCCGTAGAGCCCGACACCTATCTTCACCCGCC
This window contains:
- a CDS encoding 50S ribosomal protein L1 is translated as MSKAEKNKVYSLEEGVALVKELSFSKFDGAVEAHIKVKGDAVRGTVVLPHGTGKTKKVAVADDATIEAIAAGKLDFDVLLATPAQMPKLAKFAKVLGPKGLMPSPKAGTVTDDIEKVKNEISGGRVEYRADKTGVIHLSIGRLSFKDEQLVENFRTIEAALGSAKVVTVSLAPTMGPGIKVQFGK